The proteins below are encoded in one region of Shewanella putrefaciens:
- the prmB gene encoding 50S ribosomal protein L3 N(5)-glutamine methyltransferase: MDKIFVDEAVTELRTIGDMLRWAVSRFNDANLYYGHGTDNAWDEAIALVFHALHLPEEIGQQVILSNLTSSEKHKIVELIIRRVRERLPVPYLTNKARFAGLEFYVDERVLVPRSPIAEMIANRFSPWLYNKPVTRILDLCTGSGCIAIACAYEFEEAEVDALDISEDALDVAQINIETLGVMDRVFPMQSDLFSAIPEGPQYDLIVSNPPYVDAEDIGDMPDEYHHEPAIGLASGPDGLDLTKRILANAAQYLTPTGILVVEVGNSMVHLVEQFSEVPFTWVNFENGGDGVFVLTRDQLLEHQSIFAIYRDAQ; this comes from the coding sequence TTGGATAAGATCTTTGTAGATGAAGCTGTGACAGAATTACGCACTATTGGCGATATGTTACGTTGGGCTGTAAGCCGTTTTAACGACGCTAATCTGTACTATGGTCATGGGACTGACAATGCGTGGGATGAAGCTATTGCTTTAGTTTTCCATGCCTTACACTTACCCGAAGAAATCGGCCAGCAGGTGATCCTGAGCAATTTAACCAGTAGCGAAAAACATAAAATCGTTGAACTGATTATTCGCCGTGTCAGGGAGCGCTTACCCGTGCCTTACCTGACCAACAAAGCCCGTTTCGCAGGGCTTGAGTTTTATGTCGATGAGCGCGTATTAGTACCGCGTTCGCCGATTGCCGAAATGATCGCCAATCGTTTTAGCCCTTGGTTATATAACAAACCCGTGACGCGAATTTTAGATTTATGCACGGGCAGCGGTTGTATCGCTATTGCCTGCGCCTATGAATTTGAAGAGGCCGAAGTGGACGCACTGGATATCAGTGAAGATGCCTTAGATGTGGCGCAGATCAACATTGAAACCTTAGGGGTTATGGACCGCGTATTTCCGATGCAATCGGATCTATTCTCAGCCATTCCCGAAGGCCCACAGTACGATTTGATTGTCTCAAACCCACCCTATGTGGATGCTGAAGATATTGGCGACATGCCGGATGAATATCACCATGAACCCGCTATTGGCTTAGCCTCTGGGCCCGATGGCTTAGATTTGACTAAACGTATTCTCGCCAATGCTGCGCAGTACTTAACACCGACAGGCATTCTAGTGGTGGAGGTGGGGAACTCTATGGTGCATTTGGTCGAGCAATTCTCCGAAGTGCCATTTACTTGGGTGAATTTCGAAAATGGGGGTGATGGGGTGTTTGTATTGACCCGTGACCAACTGCTCGAACATCAGTCGATCTTCGCTATTTATCGCGACGCGCAATAG
- a CDS encoding RNA methyltransferase: MPTSALSPQAMGDTAHSSSAVYIGLVNPKTPINVGGIMRASGCYGVDGVFYTGRRYELAARSGPLQYNADTKNAGERIPLTGVASLLAAIPADTQLICVDLVVGATPLPDFVHPPKAFYVFGPEDGTIGQEIIDKADAVVYVPTVGCMNLAASVNVLLYDRLAKSHRGAPDLLPSESGDALIRQSRDNNNRTRVKAPSL; this comes from the coding sequence ATGCCAACTTCAGCACTTTCCCCGCAGGCGATGGGCGATACGGCGCATAGTAGCAGCGCTGTGTATATTGGCTTAGTTAACCCCAAAACGCCTATTAACGTGGGCGGCATTATGCGCGCCTCGGGTTGCTATGGTGTCGATGGGGTGTTTTATACCGGCAGACGTTATGAATTAGCGGCCCGTTCGGGTCCCTTGCAATATAACGCCGATACTAAGAATGCCGGTGAGCGTATTCCACTCACGGGCGTTGCTTCATTATTAGCCGCCATCCCAGCGGACACTCAGCTTATTTGTGTGGATTTAGTGGTTGGCGCCACACCGCTGCCGGATTTTGTCCATCCTCCTAAAGCTTTTTATGTGTTTGGTCCCGAGGATGGCACTATTGGCCAAGAGATTATCGATAAAGCCGATGCGGTAGTGTATGTACCCACAGTGGGCTGTATGAATCTGGCCGCCTCAGTCAATGTGTTGTTATACGACAGATTGGCGAAATCCCACCGCGGGGCGCCAGATCTGCTACCCAGTGAGAGTGGGGATGCGCTAATACGCCAAAGCCGCGATAACAATAATCGCACTCGAGTTAAAGCGCCTTCCCTTTGA
- the smrB gene encoding endonuclease SmrB produces the protein MNKDDDQEGLAMFSALIDGIKPITQDKRHFRTPLKTKQEIALKEQQLHANSYFSDTYQPLLPVQGPMRWLDDGVDSLELKRLRRGDYQPDLLLDLHGYRQSEAKLELAALIQACVKQQSLCCCVMHGYGSGILKQQVPMWLVQHPMVKAFHQAPKEWGGDAALLVLIDIGEQPHRR, from the coding sequence ATGAATAAAGACGATGACCAAGAAGGCTTAGCGATGTTCTCAGCGCTTATCGATGGGATCAAACCTATCACTCAAGATAAGCGGCACTTTCGCACGCCCTTAAAAACCAAACAAGAAATAGCACTGAAAGAGCAGCAACTGCATGCTAACAGTTATTTCTCAGATACTTATCAACCGTTATTGCCAGTACAAGGCCCGATGCGTTGGTTAGATGATGGCGTGGATAGCCTAGAGTTAAAACGCCTAAGACGTGGGGATTACCAGCCAGATTTGCTGCTAGATTTGCATGGCTATCGCCAGTCGGAAGCCAAACTTGAGTTAGCGGCGCTGATCCAAGCCTGCGTTAAGCAACAGAGTCTGTGTTGTTGTGTTATGCACGGTTACGGCAGCGGTATTTTGAAGCAACAAGTCCCCATGTGGCTAGTGCAGCATCCTATGGTAAAAGCCTTCCATCAGGCCCCGAAAGAATGGGGGGGCGATGCCGCGCTTTTAGTCTTGATTGATATTGGCGAACAACCCCATAGACGCTAA
- the sixA gene encoding phosphohistidine phosphatase SixA codes for MQLFLMRHGDAGFNAQSDRDRTLTDLGRHHTVFMSNWLARSISDFDLVLVSPYLRAQQTWQELSQHFPEPRKWLVLDDLVPSGDPANVAALVVAYAELYKADSVLIISHMPLLGYLVSELVAGVEPPLFATSGITLIDKHAEQASIVWQHAPHSIS; via the coding sequence ATGCAGCTATTTTTGATGCGACACGGTGACGCTGGATTTAATGCTCAGTCCGATAGGGACAGAACTCTCACCGATTTAGGAAGACACCATACTGTATTTATGAGTAATTGGCTGGCTCGCAGCATCAGTGATTTTGACCTTGTTTTGGTGAGCCCTTACTTACGTGCGCAGCAAACATGGCAGGAATTGAGTCAGCATTTTCCTGAACCGCGTAAGTGGTTAGTGTTGGATGATCTTGTGCCCTCTGGTGATCCCGCCAATGTCGCCGCATTAGTGGTTGCCTACGCTGAATTGTATAAAGCAGATTCAGTGCTGATTATTTCCCATATGCCACTGCTCGGCTATTTAGTGAGCGAGTTAGTCGCAGGCGTGGAGCCGCCGTTATTTGCCACCTCGGGCATTACCCTTATCGATAAGCATGCCGAGCAAGCTTCAATTGTGTGGCAGCATGCTCCCCATAGCATTAGTTAG
- a CDS encoding ATP-NAD kinase family protein, with protein MVRFRLGLVINPLAGLGGSVGLKGSDGVAEQALALGAEPKAPLRMRQALEVIKDYADEIEVITASGVMGEDVAKTLGFTTRVVYQTPDKTQALDTQAVVRTLLDEPLDLLLFAGGDGTARDIYSVFEQATIDDKLPVLGVPAGVKIHSGVYGITPHASGMVVKMLLDGELVSLMSADVMDIDEVAFRQGTVRAKRFGELLVPAEPRYVQAVKMGGREVDELVLADIAADVINQMDDALYIMGSGSTVAFVMEELGLDNTLLGVDLIQDKNLVASDLSAKQLLELTQDKQAKLVITLIGGQGHILGRGNQQLSPELIRRIGKDNIIILATKTKLKALEGRPLIVDSGDPKLDSELCGYYKVTTGYHDYVMYQVANPDL; from the coding sequence GTGGTTCGGTTTCGTTTAGGATTAGTGATTAATCCTTTGGCTGGCTTAGGCGGCAGTGTCGGTCTTAAGGGCAGCGACGGTGTTGCAGAGCAAGCACTCGCATTAGGCGCTGAACCCAAAGCCCCTTTGCGCATGAGGCAGGCCCTTGAAGTCATTAAAGATTATGCCGATGAGATTGAAGTGATCACCGCCTCGGGTGTGATGGGCGAGGATGTCGCTAAAACGCTCGGTTTTACTACGCGCGTGGTGTATCAAACCCCCGATAAAACCCAGGCGTTGGATACTCAAGCCGTGGTGCGCACACTGCTGGATGAGCCGCTGGATTTATTGCTCTTTGCCGGCGGTGATGGTACGGCCCGGGATATTTATTCAGTATTTGAACAAGCCACTATCGACGATAAACTCCCCGTACTCGGTGTGCCCGCGGGCGTGAAAATCCATTCTGGCGTTTATGGTATTACGCCCCATGCCTCTGGCATGGTGGTTAAAATGTTACTCGATGGTGAATTGGTGAGTTTGATGTCCGCCGATGTGATGGATATCGACGAAGTGGCCTTTCGCCAAGGCACAGTGCGCGCTAAACGCTTTGGCGAACTCTTAGTCCCCGCCGAGCCGCGTTATGTGCAAGCGGTGAAGATGGGCGGCAGGGAAGTCGATGAGTTAGTGCTGGCCGATATCGCCGCCGATGTGATCAATCAAATGGACGATGCGCTTTATATTATGGGCTCTGGCAGTACGGTTGCCTTTGTGATGGAAGAGTTGGGGCTGGATAATACGCTATTAGGTGTTGATCTTATTCAAGATAAAAATCTAGTCGCCTCAGACTTAAGTGCAAAACAGTTACTCGAACTCACCCAAGATAAGCAGGCCAAATTGGTGATTACCTTGATTGGCGGCCAGGGTCATATCCTTGGGCGCGGTAATCAACAACTGTCACCGGAGCTTATTCGGCGCATCGGAAAAGACAATATTATTATCCTCGCCACTAAAACTAAGCTAAAAGCACTTGAAGGACGCCCGTTAATTGTGGATAGTGGCGACCCTAAATTGGATAGCGAGTTGTGCGGCTATTACAAAGTGACCACAGGTTACCATGATTATGTGATGTATCAGGTGGCGAACCCTGATCTATAG
- a CDS encoding YfcL family protein, whose amino-acid sequence MLEHYEDALEQWIATVVSHGDDDALFACGYLQGHVAVVLSQLEALGETSLDALMLKMTDCLALARQELNDADFALVEQAWSQLQANIVSQLATA is encoded by the coding sequence ATGTTAGAGCATTATGAAGACGCATTAGAGCAGTGGATTGCAACGGTTGTCAGCCACGGTGATGACGACGCTTTATTTGCCTGTGGCTATTTGCAGGGCCATGTGGCGGTAGTGTTATCACAACTCGAAGCGCTGGGTGAAACCTCACTCGATGCGCTGATGCTAAAAATGACCGATTGCTTAGCCCTCGCGCGCCAAGAGCTAAACGATGCGGATTTCGCTTTGGTTGAGCAGGCATGGTCACAGTTGCAGGCGAATATTGTCAGCCAGTTGGCGACAGCTTAA
- a CDS encoding MFS transporter: protein MSTPSSTSRQLRWLCACYFFFFSILGTMIPYLGVFFENRGFNPQEIGFLLAILMATRIVAPNVWAKVADRTGMRAELIKMGAFAAALAYLSFFYHGGFVYMALSLALYTFFWNAILAQLEVITLETLGENASRYGQIRSFGSIGYICLVVGAGFAIGQWGTEVLPYIGLVLFTGMLLSALPLPANRAVRPAGQERLPLKWTKPIVWFMISAMLLQMSAGPFYGFFVLYLKQAGYSESSAGIFVALGAMAEIVMFMFAPRLLGRYGVNTLLIVSIAMTAARWLLVAFGVESLLLLGLSQVLHAFTFGLTHAASIQFVHRHFDASHRSQGQALYASLSFGVGGALGTWICGYIWGDGSGAVWSWVFAAVCAFAAMLAVFFIPRDKPDANLQTA from the coding sequence ATGTCAACTCCCTCTAGCACAAGCCGGCAATTGCGCTGGCTTTGTGCCTGTTATTTTTTCTTCTTTTCGATTCTCGGCACTATGATCCCCTATCTTGGGGTCTTTTTCGAGAATCGCGGTTTTAATCCCCAAGAGATTGGTTTTTTACTCGCTATTCTGATGGCAACCCGCATCGTTGCACCGAATGTGTGGGCCAAGGTGGCTGATCGCACTGGCATGCGCGCCGAATTGATTAAGATGGGGGCATTCGCTGCCGCACTGGCCTATTTAAGTTTCTTTTACCATGGCGGTTTTGTGTATATGGCCCTGAGCTTGGCCTTATACACTTTCTTTTGGAACGCAATCCTCGCCCAGCTTGAGGTGATCACCTTAGAAACCTTAGGCGAAAATGCCAGTCGTTATGGTCAAATTCGCAGTTTTGGCAGCATAGGTTATATCTGCCTTGTTGTTGGTGCGGGATTTGCGATTGGGCAGTGGGGCACCGAAGTTTTACCTTATATCGGCTTGGTGTTATTTACCGGAATGCTGCTTAGCGCTTTGCCGCTGCCCGCCAATCGGGCGGTGCGTCCTGCAGGGCAGGAGCGACTGCCCCTTAAATGGACTAAGCCAATTGTGTGGTTCATGATTTCCGCCATGTTGCTTCAGATGAGCGCAGGGCCTTTCTACGGCTTCTTCGTCTTGTATTTAAAGCAAGCGGGTTACTCGGAATCCTCGGCGGGGATATTTGTTGCCCTTGGTGCTATGGCCGAAATTGTGATGTTTATGTTTGCACCGCGTTTGCTGGGACGATATGGCGTTAATACTCTACTCATTGTCAGTATTGCCATGACGGCGGCGCGTTGGTTATTGGTGGCCTTTGGCGTCGAGAGCTTATTGTTACTGGGTTTAAGTCAGGTATTACATGCCTTTACCTTTGGTCTGACCCACGCGGCATCGATTCAATTTGTGCACCGGCATTTTGATGCGAGCCATCGAAGCCAAGGCCAAGCCCTGTATGCCAGCTTAAGTTTTGGGGTTGGCGGCGCGCTCGGCACTTGGATTTGCGGCTATATTTGGGGCGATGGTAGCGGGGCAGTTTGGTCTTGGGTGTTCGCCGCCGTGTGTGCTTTTGCGGCTATGCTGGCGGTATTTTTTATTCCTAGGGATAAACCAGATGCCAATCTTCAAACTGCCTAA
- the aroC gene encoding chorismate synthase, which translates to MSGNSIGQNFVVTTFGESHGVALGCIIDGCPPGLELTEADMQHDLDRRRPGTSRYTTARRESDEVRILSGVFEGKTTGTSIGLLIENTDQRSQDYSNIKDLFRPGHADYTYQQKYGMRDYRGGGRSSARETAMRVAAGAVAKKYLKQVHGIEIYGYMSQLGPICADSIDLSQIEQNAFFFPDASKLEALDEYMRELKKSGDSIGAKISVVATGVPVGLGEPVFDRLDADIAHALMGINAVKGVEIGDGFGVVTQKGSEGRDLMSPLGFESNHAGGVLGGISSGQPIIAHIALKPTSSISVPGQSMTAQGEMAEVVTKGRHDPCVGIRAVPIAEAMLAIVLMDHLLRHRAQNQGVCSHTPVLGMR; encoded by the coding sequence ATGTCTGGAAACAGTATTGGTCAAAATTTTGTAGTGACGACGTTTGGTGAGAGTCACGGTGTTGCACTGGGTTGCATTATTGATGGTTGCCCGCCAGGGCTTGAATTGACCGAAGCCGATATGCAGCACGATTTAGACCGCCGCCGGCCAGGGACATCCCGCTATACCACGGCCCGCCGTGAGAGCGACGAAGTGCGGATTTTATCCGGCGTTTTCGAAGGTAAGACCACGGGCACCTCGATTGGACTCTTGATCGAAAATACCGATCAACGCAGTCAAGATTACTCAAATATCAAAGACTTATTTCGACCTGGGCACGCAGATTATACCTACCAACAAAAGTACGGTATGCGCGATTACCGTGGTGGTGGCCGCTCGTCAGCCCGTGAAACCGCGATGCGTGTGGCGGCGGGTGCGGTGGCGAAAAAGTATTTAAAGCAGGTCCATGGGATTGAGATTTATGGGTATATGTCCCAGCTCGGCCCCATTTGCGCCGACAGCATTGATCTTAGCCAGATAGAACAAAACGCGTTCTTTTTCCCCGATGCCAGCAAGCTTGAGGCTTTGGATGAATACATGCGTGAGCTGAAAAAGTCCGGTGATTCCATTGGCGCTAAAATCTCCGTTGTGGCCACTGGCGTTCCCGTCGGTTTAGGTGAACCCGTATTTGATAGACTCGATGCCGATATCGCCCACGCTCTAATGGGCATTAATGCCGTTAAAGGCGTTGAAATTGGTGATGGTTTTGGCGTGGTAACGCAAAAGGGCTCCGAGGGCCGTGACTTAATGTCGCCATTGGGGTTTGAATCCAACCATGCGGGTGGTGTGCTCGGTGGCATTTCCTCAGGTCAGCCGATTATTGCCCATATTGCATTAAAACCCACATCAAGCATCAGCGTGCCGGGCCAAAGTATGACGGCGCAGGGTGAAATGGCCGAAGTCGTCACTAAGGGGCGCCACGATCCTTGCGTTGGGATCCGCGCGGTACCGATTGCCGAAGCTATGCTGGCCATTGTGCTGATGGATCACTTACTAAGACACAGAGCGCAAAATCAAGGTGTTTGTAGCCACACGCCCGTGCTTGGTATGCGATAA